A single region of the Rhizobium sp. ARZ01 genome encodes:
- a CDS encoding phosphomannomutase, translated as MSLKFGTSGLRGLSSDLEGPPAALYATAFAGHLLQSGLARAGDAILVGRDFRPSSPAIAAIVIGALRQVGFEPFDCGTIPTPALALLGLKRRAASLMITGSHIPADRNGIKFYRPDGEIGKADEAAIMAIAESISAAGAIEASPAAAGDASHEAEALFLERYAGLLPSGTLKGLRIGVYQHSTVARDLFVTLLTSLGAECVALGRSDIFIPVDTEAVSADTIDQLRRWVYEHRLDAIVSADGDGDRPLVADEAGIPLRGDLLGLIAANFLGADVVATPVTSNSGIEAAGRFKVLRTRVGSPFVIAAMEEAVANGAKAVVGFEANGGTLTATPCTVNGKVLAALPTRDSFLPALAVLALAAERGEPLSAVASSFHLPVAAADRLENYPIETSAPLMTMLRSGPGAVAAFLAPIGIPARISDIDGLRVTLADKRIIHFRPSGNAPEMRCYVEAATDDAAQTLLHQGLTLIRDWAAR; from the coding sequence ATGAGTCTGAAATTCGGCACCAGCGGACTGCGCGGTCTTTCAAGCGATCTCGAAGGCCCGCCGGCCGCACTCTATGCTACTGCCTTCGCCGGGCACCTTCTCCAATCCGGCCTGGCACGAGCGGGCGACGCGATCCTGGTCGGCCGCGACTTCCGGCCGTCGAGCCCGGCAATCGCCGCGATCGTCATCGGTGCGCTGCGGCAGGTAGGGTTTGAACCGTTCGATTGCGGCACGATCCCCACGCCCGCGCTTGCGCTCCTCGGCCTGAAGCGCCGTGCCGCCAGCTTGATGATCACCGGCTCGCATATTCCGGCCGATCGCAACGGCATCAAGTTCTACCGGCCGGACGGCGAGATCGGCAAAGCCGACGAAGCAGCGATCATGGCGATCGCCGAATCGATATCGGCCGCCGGCGCCATTGAGGCCTCGCCCGCTGCCGCTGGCGACGCTTCACACGAAGCCGAGGCATTGTTCCTCGAGCGCTACGCCGGTCTCCTGCCGTCCGGCACACTCAAGGGATTACGGATCGGCGTCTATCAGCACAGCACGGTTGCCCGCGATCTTTTCGTGACGCTTCTCACCAGCCTTGGAGCCGAGTGCGTCGCGCTCGGGCGCTCGGACATTTTCATTCCGGTCGACACGGAAGCGGTTTCCGCCGACACGATCGATCAGTTGCGCCGCTGGGTATACGAGCATCGGCTCGACGCCATTGTTTCTGCGGATGGCGACGGCGACCGTCCACTGGTCGCCGACGAGGCCGGTATCCCGCTGCGCGGCGACCTGCTCGGCCTGATCGCGGCGAATTTTCTCGGTGCCGACGTTGTGGCCACGCCGGTCACCTCCAATTCGGGCATCGAGGCCGCCGGCCGTTTCAAGGTGCTGCGAACGCGGGTGGGCTCGCCCTTCGTGATCGCGGCCATGGAAGAGGCGGTGGCGAACGGCGCCAAGGCAGTCGTCGGGTTCGAGGCAAACGGCGGCACACTCACGGCCACGCCGTGTACCGTTAACGGCAAGGTTCTTGCCGCTCTTCCGACCCGCGACAGCTTCCTGCCTGCGCTTGCCGTCCTTGCGCTTGCCGCCGAGCGCGGAGAACCGCTGTCGGCGGTCGCCTCCTCGTTCCATCTCCCGGTCGCCGCCGCCGACCGTCTGGAAAACTATCCGATCGAGACGAGCGCACCCCTGATGACCATGCTGCGCTCCGGCCCGGGGGCCGTCGCGGCATTCCTGGCGCCAATCGGCATTCCGGCACGCATCAGCGATATCGACGGGCTGCGGGTGACGCTGGCGGACAAGAGAATCATCCACTTCCGCCCCTCCGGCAACGCCCCGGAAATGCGTTGCTATGTCGAGGCAGCCACGGACGATGCGGCGCAGACCCTGCTCCACCAAGGCCTGACCCTGATCCGAGACTGGGCCGCGCGCTAG
- a CDS encoding XRE family transcriptional regulator, whose protein sequence is MAIGKLFIGRKVRDLRLASNTTQSQFAERIGISTSYLNQIENNQRPVSAAVLLALADKFRLDISELSVGENDRLLSALSEALTDPLFETYSPSLQELKLVTQNAPGLAHALIACHQAYRRNSERLASFDATLGRAGGPAETTPYEEVRDFFHFVDNYIHEIDVMAEALAGELGIGRGDNQSVLAEHLKKRFGVHVARGAAGDDAIRRYDPDARILTINPYAAASTRDFQLALQIAQLQAAGEIDAVAQGAGFRSEEALEICRMGLQNYFAGALLLPYGAFLAAAQELRHDLELLAARFGASIEQVCHRLSTLQRPGRKGVPIFFARIDRAGNITKRHSAARFQFARFGAACPLWNAHEAFERPGRILRQLAETPDGVRYLCLATHASKGSGGFRVARPEYALALGCEISYARAFVYADNLDLDNAEAFDPIGISCRICERSNCASRAVPPFKRRLQVDHHVRRVVPYGLES, encoded by the coding sequence ATGGCGATCGGAAAACTCTTCATAGGACGCAAGGTGCGCGATCTGCGGCTGGCCAGCAATACGACGCAGAGCCAGTTCGCCGAACGCATCGGCATCTCCACCAGCTACCTCAACCAGATTGAGAACAACCAGCGTCCGGTCTCCGCTGCCGTTTTGCTGGCGCTCGCCGACAAGTTCCGTCTCGACATTTCCGAACTCTCGGTCGGTGAGAACGACCGGCTGCTGTCGGCGCTGTCCGAGGCTTTGACCGATCCATTGTTCGAGACCTACTCGCCGAGCCTGCAGGAGCTGAAGCTCGTCACCCAGAATGCTCCGGGTCTGGCGCACGCGCTGATCGCCTGTCACCAGGCCTATCGCCGCAACTCGGAACGCCTTGCGAGCTTTGACGCAACGCTTGGGCGTGCCGGTGGACCGGCCGAGACGACGCCGTATGAGGAAGTGCGTGACTTCTTTCATTTCGTCGACAACTACATTCATGAGATCGACGTGATGGCTGAAGCGCTGGCGGGCGAACTTGGCATCGGCAGGGGCGACAACCAGTCGGTGCTGGCGGAACATCTCAAGAAGAGGTTTGGCGTACATGTTGCCCGCGGCGCGGCCGGTGACGATGCCATTCGCCGCTACGATCCCGACGCCCGCATTCTGACCATCAATCCATATGCCGCCGCCTCCACACGCGATTTTCAGCTGGCACTGCAGATCGCCCAATTACAGGCGGCGGGCGAGATCGACGCTGTGGCGCAAGGGGCAGGCTTCCGTTCCGAGGAGGCGCTGGAAATCTGCCGCATGGGTCTGCAGAACTATTTCGCTGGGGCGCTGCTCCTGCCTTATGGTGCATTTTTGGCTGCAGCGCAGGAATTGCGGCATGATCTTGAGCTTCTGGCCGCTCGTTTCGGCGCCTCGATCGAACAGGTCTGTCACCGCCTGAGCACGCTGCAGCGGCCCGGCCGCAAGGGAGTCCCGATCTTCTTCGCCCGCATCGACCGGGCCGGCAACATCACCAAGCGCCACAGTGCGGCACGGTTTCAGTTCGCCCGTTTCGGTGCGGCCTGTCCCCTCTGGAACGCGCACGAAGCCTTCGAGCGCCCGGGCCGCATTCTGCGCCAACTCGCCGAGACGCCGGACGGCGTGCGCTATCTCTGTCTGGCGACCCATGCCTCGAAGGGAAGCGGCGGTTTCCGGGTTGCCCGCCCGGAATATGCGCTGGCGCTCGGTTGCGAGATCTCCTACGCCCGTGCCTTCGTCTATGCCGACAATCTCGATCTGGACAACGCCGAAGCCTTCGATCCGATCGGCATTTCATGCCGCATTTGTGAGCGTTCAAACTGCGCCAGCCGCGCCGTCCCGCCCTTCAAGCGCCGCCTGCAGGTGGATCACCATGTAAGGCGCGTCGTACCCTACGGGCTCGAAAGCTGA
- a CDS encoding acyl-CoA carboxylase subunit beta, whose product MRPILEQLQARRDEAYLGGGQKRIDAQHGKGKLTARERLEVLLDPGSFEEYDMYVTHRAVDFGMAEQKIAGDGVVTGWGTINGRQVYVFSQDFTVLGGSLSETHAQKICKIMDMAVRNGAPVIGLNDSGGARIQEGVASLAGYAEVFRRNAEASGVIPQISIIMGPCAGGAVYSPAMTDFIFMVRDSSYMFVTGPDVVKTVTNEIVTAEELGGAGTHTKKSSVADAAYENDIETLEHVRLLFDFLPLNNREKPPVRPFHDDPARLEARLDSLIPDSSNKPYDMKELIHAIADEGDFFELQENFAKNIVTGYIRLEGQTVGVVANQPMVLAGCLDIDSSRKAAKFVRFCDAFNIPLLTLVDVPGFLPGTAQEYGGVIKHGAKLLFAYSQATVPMVTLITRKAYGGAYDVMASKHIGADVNYAWPTAEIAVMGAKGATEILYRSELGNPEKIAARTAEYEERFANPFVAAERGFIDEVIMPHSSRKRIARAFAALRNKQVDTRWRKHDTIPL is encoded by the coding sequence ATGCGCCCCATACTCGAACAGTTGCAAGCCCGTCGCGACGAAGCCTATCTCGGCGGTGGTCAGAAGCGGATCGACGCACAGCATGGCAAGGGCAAACTGACGGCGCGCGAACGCCTCGAAGTGCTGCTCGATCCGGGCTCGTTCGAAGAATATGACATGTATGTCACCCACCGCGCGGTCGATTTCGGCATGGCCGAGCAGAAGATCGCCGGCGACGGTGTCGTGACCGGCTGGGGCACGATCAACGGCCGGCAGGTCTATGTGTTCAGCCAGGATTTCACCGTGCTCGGCGGCTCGCTGTCCGAAACGCACGCGCAGAAAATCTGCAAGATCATGGACATGGCTGTGCGTAACGGCGCGCCGGTGATCGGGCTGAACGATTCTGGCGGCGCGCGCATCCAGGAGGGGGTCGCCTCGCTCGCAGGATACGCGGAAGTGTTCCGCCGCAACGCGGAGGCGTCCGGCGTCATCCCGCAGATCTCCATCATCATGGGTCCCTGCGCCGGCGGTGCCGTCTATTCGCCTGCCATGACCGATTTCATCTTCATGGTGCGTGACTCGTCCTACATGTTCGTCACCGGCCCGGACGTGGTGAAGACGGTAACGAACGAGATCGTCACCGCCGAAGAACTCGGCGGCGCCGGCACGCACACGAAGAAGTCGTCGGTCGCCGATGCTGCCTATGAAAACGACATCGAGACGCTGGAGCATGTACGGCTGCTCTTCGACTTCCTACCGCTCAACAACCGCGAGAAGCCGCCGGTGCGTCCGTTCCACGACGATCCGGCACGGCTGGAGGCGCGGCTCGATTCGCTGATCCCGGATAGTTCCAATAAGCCCTACGACATGAAGGAGCTGATCCACGCGATCGCCGACGAGGGCGACTTCTTCGAGCTTCAGGAGAATTTCGCCAAGAACATCGTCACCGGCTATATCCGACTCGAGGGCCAGACGGTTGGCGTCGTCGCCAACCAGCCGATGGTGCTGGCCGGCTGCCTCGACATCGATTCGTCCCGCAAGGCCGCCAAGTTCGTCCGCTTCTGCGATGCCTTCAACATTCCGCTCCTGACGCTCGTCGACGTGCCGGGCTTCCTGCCGGGCACGGCGCAGGAATATGGCGGTGTCATCAAGCACGGCGCCAAGCTGCTGTTCGCCTACAGCCAGGCGACCGTGCCGATGGTGACGCTGATCACCCGCAAGGCCTATGGCGGCGCCTATGACGTCATGGCGTCGAAGCATATCGGCGCCGACGTCAACTATGCCTGGCCGACAGCAGAAATCGCCGTGATGGGCGCCAAGGGCGCCACAGAGATCCTCTATCGCTCTGAGCTCGGCAATCCGGAAAAGATCGCCGCCCGCACGGCCGAATACGAAGAGCGCTTCGCCAATCCCTTCGTCGCCGCCGAACGCGGCTTCATCGACGAGGTGATCATGCCGCACTCCTCACGCAAGCGCATTGCCCGGGCATTTGCGGCCCTGCGCAACAAGCAGGTCGATACCCGCTGGCGCAAGCACGACACTATACCGTTGTAA
- a CDS encoding acetyl/propionyl/methylcrotonyl-CoA carboxylase subunit alpha, with translation MAINKILIANRGEIACRVIKTAKKLGIATVAVYSDADRDALHVQMADEAVHIGPAPSNQSYIVIDRIIDAIRQTGADAVHPGYGFLSENAAFAEALEKEGVAFIGPPVVAIQAMGDKITSKKIAAEAGVNTVPGHMGLIEDADEAVAIASKIGYPVMIKASAGGGGKGMRIAWNDQEAREGFQSSKNEAKSSFGDDRIFIEKFVTQPRHIEIQVLGDKHGTTLYLGERECSIQRRNQKVVEEAPSPFLDETTRRAMGEQAVALAKAVGYHSAGTVEFIVDGSRNFYFLEMNTRLQVEHPVTELITGIDLVEQMIRVAAGEKLSFGQKDVKLTGWAIESRLYAEDPYRNFLPSIGRLTRYRPPAEGQHEDGTMVRNDTGVYEGGEISMYYDPMVAKLCTWGSDRAAAIEAMGRALDDFEVEGIGHNLPFLSAVMLNKRFREGHLTTAFIAEEFPDGFHGVEPDAASARKIAAVAALINDRLQRRATKISGTIGNHRRRIGADWVVALGHDTVDVTLAQEGDASRITFADGETVAIRSDWLPGQTHATFFINDAPMGVKVNKIGHALRLRWHGIDVVARVREPRVAELAALMPVKLPPDTSKMLLCPMPGLITAIAVSEGDTVEAGQALATVEAMKMENILRAEKKAVVKRVPVSVGASLAVDEIIMEFE, from the coding sequence TTGGCGATCAACAAAATCCTCATTGCCAATCGTGGCGAAATCGCTTGCCGCGTCATCAAGACCGCCAAGAAGCTCGGCATCGCGACCGTCGCCGTCTATTCGGATGCCGACCGCGACGCGCTGCATGTGCAGATGGCCGACGAGGCGGTGCATATCGGACCGGCGCCGTCCAACCAGTCCTACATCGTCATCGACAGGATCATCGACGCGATCCGCCAAACAGGCGCTGATGCCGTGCATCCCGGCTACGGCTTCCTATCGGAAAACGCCGCCTTTGCCGAAGCCCTGGAGAAGGAAGGCGTTGCCTTCATCGGCCCGCCGGTCGTCGCGATCCAGGCGATGGGCGACAAGATCACCTCCAAGAAGATCGCAGCCGAAGCCGGCGTCAACACGGTGCCCGGCCACATGGGGCTGATCGAGGATGCCGACGAGGCGGTGGCGATCGCGTCGAAGATCGGCTATCCGGTGATGATTAAGGCGTCCGCCGGCGGCGGCGGCAAGGGCATGCGGATTGCCTGGAACGACCAGGAGGCGCGCGAGGGCTTCCAGTCCTCGAAGAACGAGGCCAAGAGTTCGTTCGGTGACGACCGCATCTTCATCGAAAAATTCGTCACCCAGCCGCGCCACATCGAGATCCAGGTGCTCGGCGACAAGCACGGCACCACGCTCTATCTCGGTGAGCGCGAATGCTCGATCCAGCGGCGAAACCAGAAGGTGGTCGAGGAAGCCCCCTCACCCTTCCTTGACGAGACGACAAGGCGGGCCATGGGCGAGCAGGCGGTCGCGCTTGCCAAGGCTGTCGGCTACCACTCGGCCGGCACCGTAGAGTTCATCGTCGACGGCAGCCGCAACTTCTACTTCCTCGAGATGAACACGCGCCTGCAGGTCGAGCATCCGGTGACCGAACTGATCACCGGCATCGACCTCGTAGAGCAGATGATCCGGGTTGCCGCCGGCGAGAAGCTTTCCTTCGGCCAGAAGGACGTGAAGCTCACAGGCTGGGCGATCGAAAGCCGGCTTTATGCCGAGGATCCCTACCGCAATTTCCTGCCCTCGATCGGCCGACTGACACGCTACCGCCCGCCGGCGGAGGGACAGCACGAAGACGGCACGATGGTGCGCAACGATACCGGCGTCTACGAGGGCGGCGAGATCTCGATGTACTACGACCCGATGGTCGCGAAGCTTTGCACCTGGGGTTCAGACCGCGCAGCCGCGATCGAGGCAATGGGCCGGGCGCTGGATGATTTCGAGGTCGAAGGCATCGGCCATAACCTCCCCTTCCTTTCGGCCGTGATGCTCAACAAGCGTTTTCGCGAAGGGCATCTGACAACCGCCTTCATCGCCGAGGAATTTCCGGACGGCTTCCACGGCGTGGAGCCGGACGCAGCGTCTGCACGGAAGATTGCCGCCGTGGCAGCGCTGATCAACGACCGGCTGCAGCGCCGCGCGACGAAGATTTCCGGCACGATCGGCAACCATCGTCGCCGCATCGGCGCGGACTGGGTCGTCGCTCTGGGGCATGACACTGTCGATGTGACTCTGGCGCAGGAAGGTGACGCCTCGCGTATCACCTTTGCGGACGGCGAGACCGTCGCAATCCGCAGTGACTGGCTGCCCGGCCAGACGCATGCAACCTTCTTCATCAATGATGCGCCGATGGGCGTGAAGGTCAACAAGATCGGCCATGCGCTGCGGTTGCGCTGGCATGGCATCGATGTGGTCGCCCGCGTACGCGAGCCGCGGGTTGCCGAACTTGCAGCACTGATGCCCGTCAAACTGCCGCCGGACACCTCGAAGATGCTGCTCTGCCCGATGCCGGGCCTGATCACAGCGATCGCGGTTTCGGAAGGCGACACGGTCGAGGCCGGGCAGGCGCTGGCAACGGTCGAGGCGATGAAGATGGAAAACATCCTGCGCGCCGAGAAGAAGGCGGTGGTCAAGCGGGTGCCGGTCTCGGTCGGTGCCAGCCTCGCCGTCGACGAGATCATCATGGAGTTCGAATAG
- the scpA gene encoding methylmalonyl-CoA mutase yields the protein MTTKTFPESWTKLAERELRASPETLTWHTPEGIDVKPLYTAEDLKGIDHLTSIPGEAPFVRGPRATMYAGRPWTIRQYAGFSTAEASNAFYRKNLAAGQKGLSVAFDLATHRGYDSDHPRVLGDVGKAGVAIDSVEDMKILFDGIPLNEMSVSMTMNGAVIPILASFIVAGEEQGVSRAELSGTIQNDILKEFMVRNTYIYPPEPSMRIVADIIEYTAREMPKFNSISISGYHMQEAGATLVQELAFTLADGREYVRAALAKGLNVDDFAGRLSFFFAIGMNFFMEAAKLRAARLLWTRIMQEFEPKKASSLMLRTHCQTSGVSLQEQDPYNNIIRTAFEAMSAALGGTQSLHTNSFDEAIALPTEFSARIARNTQLILQHETGVTKVVDPLAGSYYVESLTDDLAKQAWALIEEVEKLGGMTKAVNDGLPKRMIEEAAARRQAAVDKGDEVIVGVNKYRLENEQPIDILEIDNSAVRAAQIKRIEETKRRRDSAKVRAALEALAEVARSGTGNLLAAAVEAARARATVGEISDAMREAFGDHAATPKVIKDVYGEAYRDEPELAVLRSRMDGVSSKLGRKPKIMVAKLGQDGHDRGAKVIASAFGDIGFDVLAGPLFQTPEEAVELALGEKVNVIGVSSLAAGHKTLLPQLIEDLKKKGGGDVIVVCGGVIPRQDYDFLHDHGVAAVFGPGTNVIEAANSVLDLLEGRRRNI from the coding sequence ATGACGACCAAGACCTTCCCGGAAAGCTGGACCAAGCTCGCCGAACGCGAACTGAGGGCCTCGCCCGAGACGCTGACCTGGCACACACCTGAGGGCATCGACGTCAAACCGCTCTACACGGCCGAAGACCTCAAAGGCATCGACCATCTCACCTCAATTCCGGGCGAGGCGCCCTTCGTGCGCGGTCCGCGCGCCACCATGTATGCCGGCCGTCCCTGGACGATCCGCCAATATGCCGGCTTCTCGACAGCCGAGGCGTCGAACGCGTTCTACCGCAAGAATCTCGCGGCCGGGCAGAAGGGGCTGTCGGTCGCCTTCGACCTTGCCACCCACCGCGGCTACGACAGCGATCATCCACGCGTCCTAGGCGACGTCGGCAAAGCCGGTGTCGCAATCGATTCCGTCGAGGACATGAAAATCTTGTTCGACGGCATCCCGCTGAATGAGATGTCCGTCTCCATGACGATGAACGGCGCGGTGATCCCGATCCTTGCCAGTTTCATCGTCGCCGGCGAGGAACAGGGCGTTTCCCGCGCCGAGCTGTCCGGGACCATCCAGAACGACATCCTCAAGGAGTTCATGGTCCGCAACACCTACATCTACCCGCCCGAACCCTCGATGCGGATCGTTGCCGACATCATCGAGTACACGGCGAGGGAGATGCCGAAGTTCAACTCGATCTCGATTTCCGGCTACCACATGCAGGAGGCCGGCGCGACGCTGGTGCAGGAACTGGCGTTCACGCTCGCCGATGGGCGCGAATACGTGCGCGCGGCACTTGCCAAGGGGCTGAATGTCGACGACTTCGCCGGCCGTCTCTCCTTCTTCTTCGCCATCGGCATGAACTTCTTCATGGAAGCGGCAAAGCTGCGCGCCGCGCGCCTGCTCTGGACCCGCATCATGCAGGAGTTCGAGCCGAAGAAGGCCTCGTCGCTGATGCTGCGCACCCACTGCCAGACTTCGGGCGTATCGTTGCAGGAGCAGGATCCCTACAACAACATCATCCGCACCGCCTTTGAGGCAATGTCGGCAGCCCTCGGCGGCACGCAGTCGCTGCACACCAACTCCTTCGACGAGGCGATCGCGCTGCCGACGGAGTTTTCCGCCCGCATCGCCCGCAACACCCAGCTGATCCTGCAGCACGAAACGGGCGTGACCAAGGTCGTCGATCCGCTCGCCGGCTCCTACTATGTCGAAAGCCTGACCGACGATCTGGCCAAGCAGGCCTGGGCGCTGATCGAGGAGGTGGAAAAGCTCGGCGGCATGACGAAGGCCGTGAACGACGGCTTGCCGAAGCGGATGATCGAGGAGGCAGCGGCCCGGCGTCAGGCGGCGGTCGACAAGGGCGACGAGGTGATCGTCGGCGTCAACAAGTACCGGCTGGAAAACGAGCAGCCGATCGACATTCTCGAAATCGACAACAGCGCGGTGCGCGCCGCCCAGATCAAGCGGATCGAGGAAACGAAGCGCCGGCGCGACAGCGCCAAAGTGCGCGCGGCCCTCGAGGCACTGGCCGAGGTCGCCCGCAGCGGCACGGGCAATCTCCTCGCGGCTGCCGTCGAGGCGGCACGCGCCCGCGCCACCGTCGGCGAAATCTCCGATGCGATGCGCGAGGCTTTCGGCGATCACGCTGCAACGCCGAAGGTGATCAAGGATGTCTACGGCGAGGCCTATCGTGACGAACCGGAGCTTGCCGTTCTGAGATCTCGGATGGATGGCGTGTCCAGCAAGCTCGGGCGCAAGCCGAAGATCATGGTCGCCAAGCTCGGCCAGGACGGCCACGACCGCGGCGCCAAGGTGATCGCCTCGGCCTTCGGCGACATCGGCTTCGACGTTCTGGCCGGCCCGCTGTTCCAGACGCCGGAGGAGGCGGTGGAATTGGCGCTTGGCGAAAAGGTCAACGTCATCGGCGTTTCTTCACTGGCCGCCGGCCACAAGACGCTGCTGCCGCAGCTCATCGAGGATCTGAAGAAGAAGGGCGGCGGCGACGTGATCGTCGTCTGCGGCGGCGTCATCCCGCGGCAGGATTACGATTTCCTGCATGACCACGGCGTCGCCGCCGTCTTCGGCCCCGGCACCAACGTCATCGAGGCAGCGAATTCCGTGCTAGACCTTCTGGAAGGCCGCCGGCGCAACATTTGA
- a CDS encoding D-aminopeptidase encodes MSDIDLAALEAAVHSLPERIKGPGGVVGLVKNGEVILRHAWGFADLDKRVPMTEVTLIPICSITKQFTCAALLDVVGDPARLDAPLARHLPNLEDRRPTVADLCNNQSGLRDYWALTVLHGAMADGVFSREDTARLFARMRKTHFEPGSHYSYSNGNFRILSDLIEGAAGKPLAEVYRDRLFGPAGMETAVLASDTSAPLNGVVGYEGNETVGYFPAANRIFWSGDAGIAASLDDMLAWERFIDRTRDDPDGLYNRISAPQPFADGTPSRYGFGLARETVDEIALTGHGGALRGFRARRLHAASERLSVVVMFNHEGDAHGTATAILRAALGRADAPAVKNAPTPEWNGNYLEPSSGLSLRITTTPAGLKVHFATSSEDLAVDADGIARSSSMTLTRDGDAIRMERPGENLRVTAHRIPAGNRDDIAGRFVSEELEASFEIVSAGGACYGAFEGFLGKGAMQPIHPVGRDVWRLSCRRSMDAPAPGDWTILVRRDVAGEVCGLTVGCWLARKVEYVKAG; translated from the coding sequence ATGTCCGATATCGATCTCGCCGCGCTGGAAGCTGCGGTCCATTCCCTCCCTGAGCGCATCAAAGGTCCCGGCGGCGTTGTCGGCCTCGTCAAGAATGGCGAAGTGATCCTGCGCCATGCATGGGGCTTTGCCGATCTCGACAAGCGGGTGCCGATGACCGAAGTCACGCTCATCCCGATCTGCTCGATCACCAAGCAGTTCACCTGCGCGGCACTGCTCGATGTCGTCGGCGATCCGGCAAGGCTGGATGCGCCGCTCGCGCGCCACTTGCCGAACCTCGAAGACCGGCGGCCGACGGTGGCGGACCTGTGCAACAACCAGTCGGGCCTGCGCGACTACTGGGCGCTGACGGTGCTGCACGGTGCGATGGCCGATGGCGTGTTTTCCCGGGAGGATACCGCGCGGTTGTTCGCTCGCATGCGCAAGACCCATTTCGAGCCGGGCAGCCACTATTCCTATTCCAACGGCAACTTCCGTATCCTCTCCGACCTGATCGAGGGCGCTGCCGGCAAGCCGCTGGCCGAAGTCTATCGTGACCGCCTGTTCGGCCCGGCCGGCATGGAAACCGCTGTCCTCGCCTCTGATACGTCCGCGCCGCTCAACGGCGTCGTCGGCTACGAGGGCAACGAGACGGTCGGCTATTTCCCCGCCGCCAACCGTATCTTCTGGTCGGGTGATGCCGGCATCGCCGCTTCGCTGGACGACATGCTCGCTTGGGAGCGCTTCATCGACCGCACGCGCGATGATCCTGATGGCCTCTACAATCGCATCTCCGCACCCCAACCTTTCGCCGACGGCACGCCCTCGCGCTACGGCTTCGGCCTTGCCCGTGAAACCGTGGACGAGATCGCCCTGACCGGCCACGGCGGCGCCCTGCGCGGTTTCCGCGCCCGCAGGCTGCACGCGGCCTCCGAACGCCTCTCGGTCGTCGTCATGTTCAACCACGAGGGCGATGCGCATGGAACGGCGACTGCCATCCTGCGTGCCGCGCTCGGGCGGGCCGATGCGCCGGCCGTGAAAAACGCGCCCACGCCCGAGTGGAACGGCAACTACCTGGAGCCCTCGTCCGGCCTCAGCCTGCGAATCACAACGACGCCCGCGGGGCTGAAGGTGCATTTCGCCACGTCGTCCGAGGACCTTGCCGTGGATGCCGACGGCATCGCCCGCTCGTCTTCCATGACACTAACGCGCGACGGCGATGCCATCCGCATGGAGCGGCCCGGCGAAAACCTGCGCGTGACCGCCCATCGTATTCCTGCCGGAAATCGCGACGACATTGCCGGCCGCTTCGTGTCGGAGGAGCTCGAAGCGTCGTTCGAGATCGTCTCGGCCGGCGGCGCGTGTTATGGCGCCTTCGAAGGTTTCCTCGGCAAAGGCGCGATGCAGCCGATCCATCCGGTCGGCAGGGACGTCTGGCGCCTCTCCTGCCGCCGCTCCATGGATGCGCCGGCGCCCGGCGACTGGACCATTCTGGTGCGGAGGGATGTGGCCGGCGAGGTTTGCGGCCTGACGGTCGGTTGCTGGCTCGCCCGCAAGGTCGAATACGTCAAGGCCGGCTGA
- a CDS encoding sugar O-acetyltransferase translates to MASDERTKMAACEWYCCRDPELDTLRWSARAAIHQHNTMDPADRGNLAPELRAILAYAAPDAFIEAPFHCAYGINISLAAGVYLNAGCTILDSGRVTIGAGTMLGPGVQIYCAEHHKDVELRRLGLEIARPVAIGADVWIGGGAIILGGVMIGDGAIIGAGAVVTRSVPAGATVVGNPARPIGRHRPPAKRGEEGI, encoded by the coding sequence TTGGCGAGCGACGAGCGGACAAAAATGGCGGCCTGCGAGTGGTATTGCTGCCGCGATCCAGAACTGGACACCCTGCGCTGGAGCGCGCGTGCGGCAATTCACCAGCACAACACTATGGATCCCGCCGACCGGGGGAACCTGGCGCCGGAGTTGCGCGCGATCCTGGCATATGCCGCGCCCGACGCCTTCATCGAGGCACCGTTCCACTGTGCATATGGGATCAACATCTCGCTTGCGGCCGGTGTCTACCTCAACGCCGGCTGCACGATCCTCGACAGCGGCCGCGTCACGATCGGCGCCGGTACGATGCTGGGGCCGGGTGTGCAGATCTATTGCGCGGAGCATCACAAGGACGTCGAACTGCGGCGCCTTGGCCTCGAGATCGCAAGGCCGGTCGCTATCGGAGCGGATGTGTGGATTGGCGGCGGCGCTATCATTCTCGGCGGGGTGATGATAGGCGACGGCGCCATCATCGGTGCGGGGGCGGTCGTCACAAGGAGCGTACCTGCCGGGGCAACGGTCGTCGGGAACCCGGCGCGACCGATCGGCCGGCATAGACCTCCAGCAAAACGCGGCGAAGAGGGAATATGA